One Vicinamibacterales bacterium genomic region harbors:
- a CDS encoding non-ribosomal peptide synthetase produces MIVTERAIFRPVHAWVGDVAGRRGDSVAIEQGGERVTYAELDRRAWTLANALRAAGLPRHGMVVVLTGTSADAIVAILGVLRAGGIFVPLDPRSPRRHLDTLVGEVDAKYFVTSGDAASLAAAIAGPDRVVTAVDRLTGSAAPFDLARDPDDACYVYFTSGSTGRPKGILGRLKAIDQFIRWEIDAFRFGDGLRVSQLITPSFDAFLRDVFVPLCAGGTVCVPESPDLKLDAPRLAAWLDAARINLVHCVPSLFRTLLNEPLRPEQFAALTHVLLSGEPLLPADVKRWFDVFGPRVQLVNLYGPSETTMVKFFHRVQPADQSRASVPIGRPMAGTTAILVDRRGRPVPRGLVGEIYIRTPYRSLGYLGQAPAGDRFVQNPFGSDPADIVYRTGDLGRVLADGSFELRGRRDQQVKIRGERIELAAIENVLRTCPDVRDVAVIDRDDAAGTKYLCAFVVAPQTIDVADLRARLAAELPPSMVPGVFVRMDRLPRTTSGKIDRAQLPATARVAADRPVSEPPRTDLERRVGAMFAEVLGVPAVGVRDSFFELGGHSLLATQLISRVRAAFQVDLPVRSLFEAPTVAGIAQRVDMLQWAAAAPVADAAAPAKEFEL; encoded by the coding sequence ATGATCGTGACCGAGCGCGCGATCTTCCGGCCGGTCCACGCGTGGGTCGGCGACGTCGCCGGCCGGCGCGGCGACAGCGTCGCGATCGAGCAGGGCGGCGAGCGCGTGACCTACGCGGAGCTCGATCGGCGCGCCTGGACCCTGGCCAACGCGCTGCGGGCCGCCGGCCTGCCGCGCCACGGCATGGTCGTCGTGCTGACCGGCACGTCGGCCGACGCGATCGTCGCGATCCTCGGCGTGCTGCGCGCGGGAGGCATCTTCGTACCGCTCGACCCGCGCTCGCCGCGCCGCCATCTCGACACGCTCGTCGGCGAAGTGGACGCGAAGTACTTCGTCACCTCGGGCGATGCCGCGTCTCTGGCCGCCGCCATTGCCGGCCCCGATCGCGTCGTCACCGCCGTCGATCGCCTGACGGGGAGCGCCGCCCCGTTCGACCTGGCGCGCGATCCGGACGACGCCTGCTACGTGTACTTCACGTCCGGATCGACGGGCCGCCCCAAAGGGATTCTCGGCCGCCTCAAGGCGATCGATCAGTTCATCCGGTGGGAGATCGACGCGTTCCGCTTCGGCGACGGGCTTCGCGTCAGCCAGTTGATCACGCCGTCGTTCGACGCATTCCTCCGCGACGTGTTCGTGCCGCTGTGCGCCGGAGGAACGGTCTGCGTCCCTGAGTCGCCGGACCTGAAGCTCGACGCGCCCCGGCTCGCCGCCTGGCTCGATGCGGCGCGCATCAATCTGGTGCACTGCGTGCCGTCGCTGTTCCGCACGCTGCTCAACGAGCCGCTGCGGCCCGAACAGTTCGCCGCGCTCACCCACGTGCTGCTCTCCGGGGAGCCGCTGCTGCCGGCCGACGTGAAGCGCTGGTTCGACGTCTTCGGCCCGCGCGTCCAGCTCGTGAATCTCTACGGACCGTCGGAGACGACGATGGTCAAGTTCTTCCATCGCGTGCAGCCGGCCGACCAGTCACGGGCCTCGGTGCCGATCGGCCGCCCGATGGCCGGGACCACCGCGATCCTGGTCGATCGGCGCGGGCGGCCGGTGCCGCGCGGACTCGTCGGCGAGATCTACATCCGCACGCCGTATCGCTCGCTCGGCTATCTCGGCCAGGCGCCGGCCGGCGATCGGTTCGTGCAGAACCCGTTCGGCAGCGATCCCGCCGACATCGTCTATCGCACCGGCGACCTGGGCCGCGTCCTCGCCGACGGCAGCTTCGAGCTGCGCGGCCGCCGCGACCAGCAGGTGAAGATCCGCGGCGAGCGGATCGAGCTCGCCGCGATCGAGAACGTGCTGCGCACCTGTCCGGACGTGCGCGACGTCGCGGTGATCGATCGCGACGATGCGGCCGGGACGAAATACCTGTGCGCGTTCGTCGTCGCGCCGCAGACGATCGATGTCGCGGATCTCCGCGCGCGGCTCGCCGCCGAGCTGCCGCCGAGCATGGTGCCCGGTGTGTTCGTCCGCATGGACCGGCTGCCGCGCACGACCTCCGGGAAGATCGATCGCGCGCAGCTCCCCGCCACTGCGCGCGTCGCCGCCGACCGCCCCGTGTCCGAGCCGCCGCGAACCGATCTCGAACGGCGGGTGGGCGCGATGTTCGCGGAAGTCCTCGGCGTGCCGGCCGTGGGGGTGCGCGACAGCTTCTTCGAGCTGGGCGGCCACTCGCTGCTGGCGACGCAATTGATCTCGCGGGTGCGCGCCGCGTTCCAGGTCGACCTGCCGGTGCGAAGCCTGTTCGAGGCGCCGACCGTCGCGGGGATCGCGCAGCGCGTCGACATGCTGCAGTGGGCCGCCGCCGCGCCGGTCGCGGACGCCGCGGCGCCGGCGAAGGAATTCGAGCTGTGA